From one Lycium ferocissimum isolate CSIRO_LF1 chromosome 5, AGI_CSIRO_Lferr_CH_V1, whole genome shotgun sequence genomic stretch:
- the LOC132057363 gene encoding uncharacterized protein LOC132057363 codes for MDREWGSKPGSGGAATAQNEAIDRRERLRRLALETIDLAKDPYFMRNHLGSYECKLCLTLHNNEGNYLAHTQGKRHQTNLAKRAAREAKDAPAQPQPHKRKVTLKRNVKIGRPGYRVTKQFDPETKQRSLLFQIEYPEIEDNTKPRHRFMSSFEQKIQPFDKRYQFLLFAAEPYEIISFKVPSTEIDKSTPKFFSHWDPDSKMFTLQLYFKTKPPETNKPPPAPTDNGLSAPGASSRPLPPPPQAPPPPPPQGLAPGAPNPPRGPPSAPGSMPPPPPPMGNGPRPMPPGGNLPAPPPPPVGSGAMANFTPGGHMGRPPMMPSQGFPGQGMRPPPPPPNMG; via the exons ATGGACAGAGAATGGGGATCGAAGCCGGGAAGCGGCGGCGCAGCCACAGCGCAAAACGAAGCGATAGACCGCCGTGAGAGGTTGCGGAGATTAGCATTAGAAACAATAGATTTAGCAAAAGATCCATATTTTATGCGGAATCATTTAGGTAGTTATGAATGTAAGCTATGTTTAACGTTACATAATAACGAAGGGAATTACTTGGCGCACACGCAAGGGAAAAGGCATCAAACTAATTTAGCGAAAAGAGCTGCACGTGAAGCTAAGGATGCACCAGCTCAACCTCAGCCACATAAGCGTAAAGTTACTCTCAAAAGAAACG TTAAAATTGGTAGGCCTGGCTACCGAGTGACCAAGCAATTTGATCCTGAGACAAAACAAAGATCTCTTCTATTCCAG ATTGAATATCCTGAGATTGAAGACAACACAAAGCCAAGGCATCGATTCATGTCCTCCTTCGAGCAG AAAATCCAACCATTTGACAAAAGGTATCAGTTTCTGCTGTTCGCTGCTGAACCATATGAGATCATTTCATTTAAG GTTCCAAGCACTGAGATTGACAAATCAACTCCCAAGTTTTTCTCGCATTGGGATCCAGACTCGAAAATGTTCACA TTGCAGTTATACTTCAAGACTAAGCCACCAGAGACCAACAAACCACCACCCGCTCCTACAGATAATGGGTTGTCAGCACCTGGTGCCTCATCCAGGCCTCTACCTCCACCACCCCAagctccaccaccaccaccgccaCAAGGTCTTGCCCCTGGAGCTCCAAATCCACCCAGAGGCCCACCATCTGCCCCTGGGTCTATGCCGCCGCCTCCTCCCCCTATGGGTAACGGACCCAGACCTATGCCACCAGGAGGTAACTTACCTGCCCCACCACCTCCTCCTGTTGGTAGTGGAGCGATGGCTAATTTCACTCCAGGTGGACACATGGGGAGACCTCCAATGATGCCTTCACAAGGTTTTCCAGGCCAAGGAATGCGCCCACCACCTCCGCCACCCAACATGGGTTGA